In Pseudomonas fluorescens, the following are encoded in one genomic region:
- a CDS encoding transporter substrate-binding domain-containing protein, which produces MQKITLLACTLGLLLGSQVQANEAPLTGTLSKIASANSITLGYRDASVPFSYVGDHSGKPMGYSVDLAGKIVERIQQQLALPDLKVKYNLVTSQTRIPLVQNGTVDLECGSTGVTAERQKQVAFSYGFIYVKGQLLTAKNSGIKSFADLRGKNVVTTAGTTNERFLKSYNVDHKIDMFVISAKDHGEAFQMLQSGRAAAIYMDDALLYGERAKANDPHKWVVVGEEQSREIYSCMVRKDDPQFLALVNGALADLYSSGEINGIYKRWFEQPIPPKGLNLEFPMTSELKAIIAKPVSDPVQ; this is translated from the coding sequence ATGCAAAAAATCACGTTGCTCGCTTGTACGCTTGGCCTGTTGCTCGGCAGTCAGGTTCAGGCCAATGAAGCGCCGCTGACCGGCACCCTGAGCAAGATCGCCAGCGCCAACAGCATCACCCTGGGCTATCGCGATGCTTCGGTGCCGTTCTCCTACGTGGGTGATCACAGCGGCAAGCCGATGGGTTACTCGGTGGATCTGGCGGGCAAGATCGTCGAGCGCATCCAGCAGCAACTGGCGCTGCCGGACTTGAAGGTGAAGTACAACCTGGTGACCTCGCAGACCCGCATTCCACTGGTGCAGAACGGCACCGTGGACCTGGAGTGCGGCTCCACCGGCGTGACCGCCGAACGGCAGAAGCAGGTGGCGTTCTCCTATGGCTTCATCTACGTCAAAGGCCAGTTGCTGACCGCGAAGAACAGCGGGATCAAGAGCTTCGCAGACCTGCGCGGCAAGAACGTGGTGACCACCGCCGGCACCACCAACGAGCGCTTCCTGAAAAGCTACAACGTCGATCACAAGATCGACATGTTCGTGATCAGCGCCAAGGACCACGGCGAAGCCTTCCAGATGCTGCAGTCGGGCCGGGCGGCGGCGATCTACATGGACGACGCGCTGCTCTACGGCGAGCGCGCCAAGGCCAATGACCCGCACAAGTGGGTGGTGGTCGGGGAGGAGCAATCGCGGGAGATCTACAGCTGCATGGTGCGCAAGGACGATCCGCAGTTCCTGGCGCTGGTCAACGGCGCGTTGGCGGACCTGTACAGCTCGGGCGAGATCAATGGCATCTACAAACGCTGGTTCGAGCAGCCGATCCCGCCGAAGGGTTTGAACCTTGAGTTCCCGATGACCAGCGAACTCAAGGCGATCATTGCCAAACCGGTGAGTGATCCGGTGCAGTAG
- a CDS encoding LysR substrate-binding domain-containing protein yields the protein MLIDEELTLKKLEVFLAFMRTGNLARAAAELQTSNVSVHRAIHSLESALRCPLFKHEGRSLTPLESAYVLEERAQKLIQDVVESVRLTREAAGFSAERFKLGSLYSLTVKTVPQLIMGLKIRRSELNIDLILGSNIDLLYKLKNMEVDAALVSLDESVNDPDCEQIPLFSDDIFLATPADSKFAQRTEVDLAEVRDETFITLTQGFATHQDGKRVFEQAGFEPKVAMQVNDIFTLLSMVSSGVGYALLPGRIAAVYENRVKLIPLQEKYRLQQHIGVVFLKAKERDPNLLALLAECRMYANRQV from the coding sequence ATGCTGATCGATGAAGAGTTGACCCTGAAAAAACTCGAGGTGTTCCTGGCCTTCATGCGCACCGGCAACCTGGCGCGGGCCGCTGCCGAGTTGCAGACCAGTAACGTCAGCGTACATCGGGCGATCCATTCCCTGGAAAGCGCCCTGCGCTGCCCCTTGTTCAAGCACGAAGGCCGCAGCCTGACGCCGCTGGAAAGCGCTTATGTGCTGGAAGAGCGGGCGCAGAAGCTGATTCAGGATGTCGTCGAAAGCGTGCGCCTGACCCGCGAAGCTGCCGGGTTCTCGGCCGAACGTTTCAAACTGGGCTCACTGTATTCACTGACGGTGAAGACCGTGCCGCAGCTGATCATGGGTTTGAAGATCCGCCGCAGCGAGCTCAACATCGACCTGATTCTGGGCTCCAATATCGACCTGCTCTACAAGCTCAAGAACATGGAAGTCGATGCGGCCCTGGTGTCGCTGGACGAGAGTGTCAACGATCCCGATTGCGAGCAGATCCCGCTGTTTTCCGACGATATCTTCCTCGCCACACCCGCCGACTCCAAGTTTGCCCAGCGCACCGAAGTCGACCTGGCCGAGGTCCGCGACGAAACCTTCATCACCCTGACCCAGGGCTTCGCCACCCATCAGGATGGCAAGCGGGTATTCGAGCAGGCAGGGTTCGAGCCGAAGGTGGCGATGCAGGTCAACGACATCTTCACCCTGCTGAGCATGGTCAGCTCGGGCGTGGGTTATGCGTTGCTGCCGGGGCGGATTGCGGCGGTGTACGAGAACCGGGTGAAGCTGATCCCGTTGCAGGAAAAGTACCGGTTGCAGCAGCACATTGGCGTGGTGTTCCTGAAGGCCAAGGAGCGTGATCCGAATCTGCTGGCGTTGCTGGCGGAGTGTCGGATGTATGCCAATCGGCAGGTCTGA
- a CDS encoding 16S rRNA (uracil(1498)-N(3))-methyltransferase codes for MRLSRFFIDAPLSIGEHELPEAQAHYISRVLRMAEGDALQLFDGSGQEFRAALVEVGKKRVVVQIDESFAGQIESSLQIHLGQGLSRGERMDWAIQKATELGVTEITPIFTERCEVRLKDERADKRLLHWRQVAISACEQCGRSRVPVIHPPLLLADWLKQTQAELKLVLHPVAEPLVSHAKPSSLAFLIGPEGGLSDAEVDQAKASGFHAARLGPRVLRTETAPVVALAVAQQLWGDF; via the coding sequence ATGAGACTGTCCCGCTTCTTTATCGACGCCCCCCTGAGCATCGGCGAGCACGAGCTGCCCGAAGCCCAGGCCCATTACATCAGCCGCGTGCTGCGCATGGCCGAGGGCGATGCGTTGCAGTTGTTCGACGGTTCGGGCCAGGAGTTTCGCGCCGCACTGGTCGAAGTCGGCAAAAAGCGCGTGGTGGTGCAGATCGATGAAAGCTTCGCCGGGCAGATCGAGTCGTCGCTGCAAATCCATCTCGGCCAGGGCCTGTCCCGGGGCGAGCGCATGGACTGGGCGATCCAGAAAGCCACGGAACTGGGCGTCACAGAAATCACCCCGATCTTCACCGAGCGCTGTGAAGTCCGGCTCAAGGACGAGCGCGCCGACAAACGCCTGCTGCACTGGCGCCAGGTGGCGATCAGCGCTTGCGAACAGTGCGGTCGCTCGCGAGTGCCGGTGATTCATCCGCCGCTGTTACTGGCTGACTGGCTGAAGCAAACACAAGCCGAGTTGAAGCTGGTGCTGCATCCAGTGGCTGAACCGCTGGTGAGCCATGCCAAACCTTCAAGTCTGGCATTCCTGATCGGTCCGGAGGGTGGTTTGTCCGATGCCGAAGTCGATCAGGCCAAGGCCAGCGGCTTCCACGCCGCCCGCCTCGGTCCACGGGTGCTGCGCACCGAAACCGCGCCGGTTGTTGCACTGGCCGTGGCCCAGCAGCTTTGGGGTGATTTCTAG
- a CDS encoding adenosylmethionine--8-amino-7-oxononanoate transaminase codes for MGLNNQWMQRDLAVLWHPCTQMKDHEQLPLIPIKRGEGVWLEDFEGKRYLDAVSSWWVNVFGHANPRINQRIKDQVDQLEHVILAGFSHQPVIELSERLVKMTPEGLTRCFYADNGSSCIEVALKMSFHYWLNRGTPAKKRFVTLTNSYHGETMAAMSVGDVPLFTETYKALLMDTIKVPSPDCYLRPEGMSWEQHSRNMFAAMEQTLAENHDTVAAVIVEPLIQGAGGMRMYHPVYLKLLREACDRYGVHLIHDEIAVGFGRTGTMFACEQAGIRPDFLCLSKALTGGYLPLAACMTTDEVYSAFYDDYPTLRAFLHSHSYTGNPLACAAALATLDIFEEDNVIENNKALAQRMASSTAHLVDHPNVSEVRQTGMVLAIEMVKDKASKEAYPWQERRGLKVFQHALERGALLRPLGSVVYFLPPYVITPEQIDFLAEVASEGIDIATRDSVSVAVPKDFHPGFRDPG; via the coding sequence ATGGGCCTGAATAATCAGTGGATGCAACGCGATCTCGCCGTGTTATGGCATCCCTGCACCCAGATGAAAGATCACGAACAACTGCCGCTGATCCCGATCAAGCGCGGGGAAGGCGTGTGGCTGGAAGACTTCGAAGGCAAGCGCTACCTCGATGCGGTCAGCTCCTGGTGGGTCAACGTGTTCGGCCACGCCAACCCGCGGATCAACCAGCGCATCAAGGACCAGGTCGACCAGCTCGAACATGTGATCCTTGCCGGCTTCAGTCATCAACCGGTGATCGAGTTGTCCGAGCGCCTGGTGAAGATGACGCCGGAAGGCCTGACTCGGTGCTTCTACGCCGATAACGGCTCGTCCTGCATCGAAGTCGCGCTGAAAATGAGCTTTCACTATTGGCTCAATCGCGGCACGCCTGCCAAGAAGCGCTTCGTCACCCTGACCAACAGCTACCATGGCGAAACCATGGCGGCGATGTCGGTGGGCGACGTGCCGCTGTTCACCGAGACCTACAAAGCGCTGTTGATGGACACCATCAAGGTGCCAAGCCCGGACTGCTACCTGCGGCCCGAGGGCATGAGCTGGGAACAACACTCGCGCAACATGTTCGCGGCCATGGAGCAGACCCTGGCCGAAAACCACGACACGGTCGCGGCGGTGATCGTCGAGCCGCTGATCCAGGGCGCCGGTGGCATGCGCATGTACCACCCGGTGTACCTCAAGCTGCTGCGAGAGGCCTGCGACCGCTACGGCGTGCACCTGATCCACGACGAAATCGCCGTCGGCTTCGGCCGCACCGGGACGATGTTCGCCTGCGAACAGGCCGGCATCCGCCCTGATTTCCTGTGCCTGTCCAAGGCCCTGACCGGCGGCTATCTGCCGCTGGCGGCGTGCATGACCACAGACGAAGTCTACAGCGCGTTCTACGACGACTACCCGACCCTGCGCGCCTTCCTGCATTCCCACAGCTACACCGGCAACCCGCTGGCGTGCGCGGCGGCCCTGGCGACCCTGGATATTTTCGAAGAAGACAACGTCATCGAAAACAACAAGGCCCTTGCCCAGCGCATGGCTTCGTCGACGGCGCATCTGGTCGACCACCCGAACGTGTCAGAAGTGCGCCAGACCGGCATGGTGCTGGCCATCGAGATGGTCAAGGACAAGGCCAGCAAGGAAGCTTACCCATGGCAGGAACGTCGTGGCCTGAAGGTGTTCCAGCACGCTCTGGAGCGCGGTGCTTTACTGCGCCCATTGGGTAGCGTGGTGTACTTCCTGCCGCCGTATGTGATCACCCCGGAGCAGATCGACTTCCTTGCCGAAGTGGCCAGCGAAGGGATCGACATTGCGACCCGTGACAGCGTCAGCGTGGCAGTGCCGAAGGACTTCCATCCGGGTTTCCGTGATCCGGGTTGA
- a CDS encoding LysR family transcriptional regulator: protein MRLRHIEIFQAIRQTGSISAAAQLLHVSQPAVSKVLQHAEQQLGFPLFLRVRGKLQATPEALELEREVDKVSESLQGVRRLAQSLRREPGHSLRIGATPALALSLLPPAIHEWTGRYPDIVCELSSAHSRELVQNLLMREVDVALTLQRPDHPGLKAQALASGVLVALAPRGYWSQEEVGKPLPLMALADAPLIGLSSADPLAARLDSYLEAVEPPPRVRIAVQTYSLARAMVESGAGLAVIDPFTALGASPVTTTIRPLAPPLPITLYAVTRAAEPPPHTLNDLLQVFSRRAREQLDRLVPVQP, encoded by the coding sequence ATGCGCCTTCGCCATATCGAAATTTTCCAGGCCATCCGCCAGACCGGATCGATCAGCGCTGCCGCGCAATTGCTGCACGTCTCGCAGCCGGCGGTGAGCAAGGTGTTGCAGCACGCCGAACAACAATTGGGTTTCCCGCTGTTCTTGCGGGTGCGCGGCAAGTTGCAGGCGACGCCGGAAGCGCTGGAACTGGAGCGCGAAGTGGACAAGGTCAGCGAAAGCCTGCAAGGCGTGCGACGCCTGGCGCAGAGCCTGCGCCGCGAGCCTGGCCACAGCCTGCGCATCGGTGCCACCCCGGCTCTGGCCCTGTCATTGCTGCCGCCGGCCATTCACGAATGGACCGGGCGTTACCCGGACATCGTTTGCGAACTCTCCAGCGCCCACAGTCGTGAACTGGTGCAGAACCTGTTGATGCGCGAAGTGGATGTCGCCCTGACCCTGCAACGCCCGGATCACCCGGGGCTCAAGGCCCAGGCGCTGGCGTCCGGCGTGCTGGTGGCGCTGGCGCCGAGGGGTTACTGGTCTCAGGAAGAGGTGGGTAAACCGTTGCCGCTGATGGCGCTGGCGGATGCGCCGCTGATCGGTTTATCCAGCGCCGATCCACTGGCCGCGCGGCTCGACAGTTATCTGGAAGCGGTCGAACCGCCGCCCCGGGTACGCATCGCCGTGCAAACCTACTCACTGGCACGGGCGATGGTGGAATCCGGCGCGGGCCTGGCGGTGATCGACCCGTTCACCGCCCTTGGCGCCTCTCCCGTCACCACAACGATCCGCCCTCTGGCACCGCCGCTACCCATCACCCTGTACGCAGTGACCCGCGCCGCCGAACCACCGCCCCACACCTTGAACGACCTGTTGCAGGTGTTCAGCCGTCGAGCCCGGGAGCAGTTGGATCGCCTGGTCCCGGTACAGCCTTAA
- a CDS encoding RidA family protein — translation MTITRLHSNPRLSGAVTFGDLVFLSGQVPDDARDASGQTHEVLAKIDTLLAEAGSDKDHLLSATIYLKNITEDFAAMNEVWSAWLSPGQAPSRTTVQAELARPQVLVEITVIAARV, via the coding sequence ATGACCATTACCCGACTGCACAGCAACCCGCGCCTGTCTGGCGCCGTGACCTTTGGCGACCTGGTGTTTCTCTCCGGGCAGGTGCCGGACGATGCCCGGGATGCCAGCGGCCAAACCCACGAAGTGCTGGCGAAAATCGATACCTTGCTGGCCGAGGCGGGCAGCGACAAGGATCATCTGCTCAGTGCGACCATTTACCTGAAGAACATCACCGAGGATTTCGCCGCGATGAACGAGGTCTGGTCGGCCTGGTTGTCGCCCGGGCAGGCCCCGAGCCGCACCACCGTGCAGGCCGAACTGGCCCGCCCGCAGGTGCTGGTGGAAATCACCGTCATCGCTGCACGCGTCTGA
- a CDS encoding hemolysin III family protein, with protein sequence MYHGERLNAWTHLLGAVAAFIGGVWLIVLASLDGSPWKIVSMAIYAFTLLVLYSASTVYHSVRGRKKAIMQKVDHFSIYLLIAGSYTPFCLVTLRGPWGWTLFGIVWGLALIGILQEIKPRSEARILSIVIYAVMGWIVLVAVKPLLAALGPAGFAWLASGGVLYTVGIIFFALDHRLRHAHGIWHLFVIAGSLLHFVAIFFYVL encoded by the coding sequence ATGTATCACGGGGAAAGACTGAACGCCTGGACGCATCTGCTCGGGGCTGTGGCGGCGTTTATCGGCGGAGTGTGGCTGATTGTGCTGGCCAGTCTCGACGGCAGCCCGTGGAAAATTGTCAGCATGGCGATCTACGCCTTTACCTTGCTGGTGCTTTACAGCGCATCGACCGTGTACCACAGCGTGCGCGGGCGCAAGAAAGCGATCATGCAGAAGGTCGATCACTTTTCGATCTATCTGTTGATCGCCGGCAGCTACACGCCGTTCTGCCTGGTGACCCTGCGCGGGCCGTGGGGCTGGACCCTGTTCGGGATTGTCTGGGGACTGGCGCTGATTGGCATCCTGCAGGAGATCAAGCCGCGTTCGGAAGCACGCATTCTGTCGATCGTGATTTATGCGGTGATGGGCTGGATCGTGCTGGTGGCGGTCAAGCCGCTGCTCGCGGCGCTGGGCCCCGCCGGGTTTGCGTGGTTGGCATCGGGCGGGGTGCTGTACACCGTCGGGATTATCTTTTTTGCCCTCGATCATCGCCTGCGCCATGCCCACGGGATCTGGCATCTGTTCGTGATCGCCGGGAGCTTGCTGCACTTTGTGGCGATATTCTTTTATGTGCTTTAA
- a CDS encoding YceI family protein, with amino-acid sequence MLKKTLAALAIGSALLSAGNVMAADYVVDKEGQHAFVDFKVSHLGYSFITGTFKDIDGKFSFDAAKPEDSKIEFNVNTASVFTNNAERDKHIASKDFLNASKAKFVSTSVKPTGKNAAGKDTADVAGDLTILGVTKPIVVKATFLGEGKDPWGGYRAGFEGTFSLKRSDFGKQKDLGPSSDAVEMYVTFEGVKAK; translated from the coding sequence ATGTTGAAAAAGACTCTGGCCGCTCTGGCAATCGGCTCCGCCCTGTTGTCCGCCGGTAACGTAATGGCCGCTGACTACGTGGTTGACAAAGAAGGCCAGCACGCCTTTGTTGACTTCAAGGTCAGCCACCTGGGCTACAGCTTCATCACCGGTACTTTCAAGGACATCGACGGCAAGTTCAGCTTCGACGCTGCCAAGCCTGAAGACAGCAAGATCGAGTTCAACGTGAACACCGCCAGCGTGTTCACCAACAACGCCGAGCGCGACAAGCACATCGCCAGCAAAGACTTCCTGAACGCCAGCAAAGCCAAGTTTGTTTCCACCAGCGTCAAACCCACCGGTAAAAACGCCGCTGGCAAGGACACTGCTGACGTAGCTGGCGACCTGACGATCCTCGGTGTAACCAAGCCAATCGTGGTCAAGGCCACGTTCCTGGGTGAGGGCAAGGATCCATGGGGCGGCTACCGTGCAGGCTTTGAGGGTACTTTCAGCCTCAAGCGTTCCGATTTCGGCAAGCAGAAAGACCTGGGCCCATCGTCCGATGCGGTTGAGATGTACGTGACCTTTGAAGGTGTAAAAGCGAAGTAA
- a CDS encoding flavin monoamine oxidase family protein gives MSVGWLRACALVMLGLFSVSALAKDKTAIVIGGGLSGLTAAYELQNKGWQVTLLEAKSSLGGRSGMATSEWIGNDKAQPVLNKYVSTFKLSTTPAPEFVRTPGYLIDGEYFSAADLATKQPATAEALKRFDKTVDDLARSIDDPQNPAANNTLHALDQMNVSSWLDKQNLPATARQLINQQIRTRYDEPSRLSLLYFAQQSRVYRGVSDRDLRASRLVGGSSVLAQALVKQLKTIKTNSRVSSIIQDKDGVTVKVDNVSYQADYVVLAVPLRALNKIQMTPALDAQHLAAIKGTNYGWRDQIMLKFKTPVWESKARMSGEIYSNTGLGMLWVEPALKGGANVVINLSGDNARVMQAFGDKQMVDQVLIRLHAFYPQARGSFTGYEIRRYSTDPSMGGAYLAFGPGQISKFWRLWERPIQRVAFAGEHTDTLYPGTLEGALRTGQRAASQVEDLAAGKSFEPAKVGPAAAAVGAGAVVAKKGNFFSNLFGGSDDEKKPEPVKAPEPVAPPAPVPAPAVAPTPVEAPKPATPVKTEAAKKAPAKPAAKTEAKKAPAKKAEPEKKLAVKPAATPATDTKAQ, from the coding sequence ATGTCTGTCGGTTGGCTGCGCGCCTGTGCGCTGGTGATGTTGGGGCTGTTCAGCGTGTCTGCGCTGGCCAAGGATAAAACCGCGATCGTGATCGGCGGTGGCCTGTCGGGCCTGACTGCCGCGTATGAGCTGCAGAACAAGGGCTGGCAAGTCACCTTGCTGGAAGCCAAGTCGAGCCTGGGCGGTCGTTCCGGCATGGCCACCAGCGAGTGGATCGGCAACGACAAGGCCCAGCCGGTGCTGAACAAGTACGTATCGACCTTCAAGCTGAGCACCACGCCGGCCCCTGAATTCGTGCGGACCCCAGGCTACCTGATCGATGGCGAGTATTTCTCCGCCGCCGACCTGGCGACCAAGCAGCCGGCCACCGCCGAGGCGCTCAAGCGCTTCGACAAGACCGTGGACGATCTGGCGCGCTCGATCGATGACCCGCAGAACCCGGCCGCCAACAATACGCTGCATGCGCTGGACCAGATGAACGTGTCGAGCTGGCTCGACAAGCAGAACCTGCCGGCCACTGCCCGCCAGTTGATCAACCAGCAGATCCGCACCCGCTACGACGAACCTTCGCGATTGTCGCTGCTGTACTTCGCGCAGCAGAGCCGCGTCTACCGTGGCGTCTCCGATCGCGACCTGCGTGCTTCGCGCCTGGTCGGTGGCAGCTCGGTGCTGGCCCAGGCCCTGGTCAAACAGTTGAAAACCATCAAGACCAATTCCCGGGTCTCGTCGATCATTCAGGACAAGGACGGCGTGACCGTCAAAGTCGACAACGTCAGCTATCAGGCTGACTACGTGGTACTGGCCGTGCCACTGCGCGCCCTGAACAAGATCCAGATGACCCCGGCGCTGGACGCCCAGCACCTGGCAGCGATCAAGGGCACCAACTACGGCTGGCGCGACCAGATCATGCTGAAGTTCAAGACGCCGGTGTGGGAAAGCAAGGCGCGCATGTCCGGCGAGATCTACAGCAACACCGGCCTGGGGATGTTGTGGGTCGAGCCTGCCCTGAAGGGCGGTGCCAACGTGGTGATCAACCTGTCCGGCGACAACGCGCGGGTGATGCAGGCATTCGGTGACAAGCAGATGGTCGATCAGGTGTTGATCCGCCTGCACGCGTTCTATCCACAGGCCCGTGGCTCGTTCACCGGTTATGAAATCCGTCGCTACAGCACCGACCCGTCGATGGGGGGCGCGTACCTGGCCTTCGGTCCGGGCCAGATCAGCAAGTTCTGGCGCCTGTGGGAACGCCCGATTCAGCGCGTAGCCTTCGCTGGCGAACACACCGATACCCTGTATCCGGGCACCCTGGAAGGCGCGCTGCGTACCGGTCAGCGTGCAGCCAGTCAGGTTGAAGACCTGGCGGCAGGCAAGTCGTTCGAACCGGCGAAAGTGGGTCCGGCTGCCGCAGCGGTGGGCGCTGGTGCGGTGGTGGCGAAGAAAGGCAATTTCTTCAGCAACCTGTTCGGCGGCTCGGATGACGAGAAGAAACCAGAGCCGGTCAAGGCACCTGAGCCAGTTGCCCCGCCTGCTCCGGTTCCAGCCCCGGCCGTCGCGCCGACACCGGTGGAAGCACCGAAGCCTGCGACCCCGGTAAAAACCGAGGCGGCCAAAAAGGCTCCGGCGAAACCGGCTGCCAAGACCGAGGCGAAAAAAGCCCCGGCCAAGAAAGCCGAACCGGAGAAGAAGCTGGCAGTCAAACCTGCGGCAACCCCGGCAACGGATACCAAGGCGCAGTAA
- a CDS encoding cytochrome b: protein MQLRNSTSRYGWVSIVIHWGVALAVFGLFALGLWMVGLDYYSTWRKDAPDLHKSIGLVLLGVMLLRVLWRFISPPPPTLSSYSRMTRLGARFGHGFLYISLFAVLIAGYLISTAEGVGIPVFGLFEVPALVSGLPDQADTAGEIHLYLAWVLVIFSGLHALAALKHHFIDRDVTLKRMLGRNS, encoded by the coding sequence ATGCAGCTACGTAACTCTACCTCCCGCTACGGCTGGGTCAGTATCGTCATCCACTGGGGTGTGGCACTGGCGGTCTTCGGTCTGTTCGCGCTTGGGTTGTGGATGGTCGGGCTTGACTACTACAGCACCTGGCGCAAAGACGCTCCGGACCTGCACAAGAGCATCGGCCTGGTGTTGCTGGGTGTGATGTTGCTGCGGGTGCTGTGGCGCTTCATCAGTCCGCCGCCACCGACCCTGTCCAGCTACAGCCGCATGACGCGCCTCGGCGCCAGGTTCGGCCATGGCTTTCTGTACATCAGTCTGTTTGCCGTGTTGATTGCCGGTTACCTGATTTCCACCGCAGAAGGTGTCGGTATCCCGGTGTTTGGCTTGTTTGAAGTCCCTGCGCTGGTATCCGGACTGCCGGACCAGGCAGATACCGCTGGCGAGATTCACCTCTACCTGGCATGGGTGCTGGTAATTTTTTCCGGCCTCCATGCGTTGGCAGCATTGAAGCACCACTTTATCGATCGTGATGTGACCCTCAAGCGAATGCTGGGTCGCAACTCCTGA
- a CDS encoding D-amino acid dehydrogenase, whose translation MAQRVCIIGGGVIGLATAYALVRDGFEVMVVEARDSLGSETSFANGGQLSYRYVAPLADAGVPLQAIGWMLRGDSPLKLRPRFDPAQWRWMASFLGACRRSVNRENAAHLLRLALFSQDTLKSWREDDGLAGFQWRRNGKLVTFRQSSSFEHARQGLADPQQQQVLSPAECAQLEPALIDSPFVGAIYTPDEEVGDCHGFCQQLAVRLQASGRCEFRLGQAVTGIRHSNGSVNAIELGEQVLPVDQLVIAAGHRSPLLALPGLQLPLYPLKGYSLTVPIGAGHRAPDVSITDYDRKIVYARIGKQLRVAAMVDIVGFDPALDPKRLALIKRQAHDTFPNAGAYDEAVEWAGMRPATPSGVPLLGATAYRNLWLNLGHGALGFTLACGSGRLLSELIGERRPSIDLRGFNHRAA comes from the coding sequence ATGGCTCAGCGTGTGTGCATCATCGGTGGCGGCGTGATCGGCCTGGCAACGGCCTATGCGCTGGTGCGCGACGGCTTCGAGGTGATGGTGGTCGAGGCGCGGGACTCGCTGGGCAGCGAAACCAGCTTCGCCAACGGCGGCCAGTTGTCCTATCGCTATGTCGCGCCCCTGGCCGACGCCGGTGTGCCTTTGCAAGCCATCGGCTGGATGCTGCGCGGCGACTCACCGCTGAAGCTGCGCCCGCGCTTCGACCCGGCCCAGTGGCGCTGGATGGCGTCGTTCCTCGGCGCCTGCCGTCGCTCGGTCAACCGCGAGAACGCCGCGCACTTGCTGCGTCTGGCGCTGTTCAGCCAGGACACCTTGAAGTCCTGGCGCGAGGACGATGGACTGGCGGGATTCCAGTGGCGGCGCAATGGCAAGCTGGTGACTTTCCGCCAGAGCAGCAGCTTCGAGCATGCGCGCCAGGGCCTGGCTGACCCGCAGCAACAGCAGGTGTTGTCGCCGGCCGAATGCGCGCAACTGGAACCGGCGCTGATCGATTCGCCCTTTGTCGGGGCGATCTACACCCCGGATGAAGAGGTCGGCGACTGCCACGGTTTTTGCCAGCAACTGGCCGTCCGGCTGCAAGCGTCCGGCCGTTGCGAGTTTCGTCTCGGGCAAGCGGTGACCGGCATCCGCCACAGCAACGGCAGCGTCAACGCCATCGAACTGGGTGAGCAAGTGCTGCCGGTCGATCAACTGGTGATCGCCGCTGGTCATCGCAGTCCGCTGTTGGCGCTTCCCGGGCTGCAACTGCCGCTTTATCCGCTCAAGGGCTACAGCCTGACCGTGCCGATCGGCGCCGGTCACCGGGCGCCGGACGTGAGCATCACCGACTACGACCGCAAGATCGTCTACGCCCGCATCGGCAAGCAATTGCGAGTGGCGGCGATGGTCGACATCGTCGGCTTCGACCCTGCGCTAGACCCCAAGCGCCTGGCGCTGATCAAGCGTCAGGCCCATGACACCTTTCCAAATGCCGGCGCCTATGACGAAGCCGTCGAGTGGGCCGGCATGCGCCCGGCCACCCCCAGCGGCGTGCCGTTGTTGGGCGCGACGGCGTATCGCAACCTGTGGCTCAACCTCGGCCACGGCGCGCTGGGTTTCACCCTGGCATGCGGCAGCGGGCGCTTGCTCAGCGAGCTGATCGGCGAGCGCCGGCCTTCCATCGACCTGCGCGGTTTCAACCACCGGGCCGCCTGA